In Topomyia yanbarensis strain Yona2022 chromosome 2, ASM3024719v1, whole genome shotgun sequence, one DNA window encodes the following:
- the LOC131684858 gene encoding eukaryotic translation initiation factor 2 subunit 1-like — protein sequence MVLSCRFYKQKYPEVEDVVMVNVRSIAEMGAYVYLLEYNNIDGMILLSELSRRRIRSINKLIRVGKTEPVVVIRVDKFKGYIDLSKRRVSPEDVEKCTERFAKAKAVNSILRHVADMMKFTNEQLEELYEKTAWHFEEKLKSKAAAYDVFKQCVIDPSVLDECGLEPEVQELLLSNIKRKLTSQAVKIRADIECACYGYEGIDAVKIALRAGLDLSTEELPIKINLIAPPLYVMTTSTPEKADGLKALETAIEVIKETIENLGGVFKVQMAPKVVTATDEADLARKMERAEAENAEVHGDDEEDDDEEGIKYNPDGEEDGDDDEDEKANSADEEKDKKKE from the coding sequence ATGGTCTTGTCGTGCAGGTTTTACAAGCAGAAATACCCGGAGGTGGAAGATGTTGTAATGGTCAACGTTCGCTCCATCGCCGAGATGGGCGCTTATGTCTATCTGTTGGAGTATAACAACATCGATGGAATGATTCTATTGTCAGAGCTGTCTCGTCGACGTATCCGTTCGATTAATAAGTTGATACGAGTTGGGAAAACTGAACCCGTGGTTGTTATTCGTGTGGATAAATTTAAAGGTTATATAGATTTGTCCAAACGACGTGTCTCGCCGGAAGATGTTGAAAAATGTACCGAACGATTTGCCAAAGCCAAGGCTGTTAATTCGATCCTTCGACATGTAGCGGATATGATGAAGTTTACAAACGAACAGTTAGAGGAGCTGTACGAAAAAACCGCATGGCATTTTgaggaaaaattgaaaagtaaAGCTGCTGCGTATGATGTGTTTAAACAATGTGTAATTGATCCATCAGTACTCGATGAGTGTGGTCTAGAACCGGAGGTACAGGAACTGTTGTTGAGCAACATTAAACGAAAATTGACCTCGCAAGCTGTAAAAATTCGTGCTGACATCGAGTGCGCATGCTATGGCTATGAAGGAATCGACGCCGTTAAGATTGCCCTGCGTGCTGGATTAGATCTATCAACCGAGGAATTACCCATCAAGATAAACTTGATTGCTCCTCCATTATATGTCATGACAACCTCAACTCCGGAGAAAGCCGATGGTCTGAAAGCACTGGAAACGGCCATTGAAGTAATCAAGGAAACGATTGAGAATCTCGGTGGTGTATTCAAGGTGCAAATGGCCCCTAAAGTGGTCACAGCAACGGACGAGGCCGATTTGGCACGCAAGATGGAGCGGGCTGAGGCGGAGAATGCTGAGGTTCATGGTGACGACGAGGAGGACGATGACGAAGAAGGCATTAAATACAATCCGGACGGCGAAGAAGACGGTGACGACGATGAGGATGAAAAGGCGAACAGTGCTGACGAGGAAAAGGACAAGAAAAAAGAGTAA